One Takifugu rubripes chromosome 19, fTakRub1.2, whole genome shotgun sequence genomic window carries:
- the asb14a gene encoding dynein heavy chain 12, axonemal isoform X3: protein MEFDGSRMDGDDNDEDNDEDNDAAFQYMIQQSLLDSSKKTEKPQEPPTGEPRSSGSGPEDSSIFSNIRQGNEEVLRDACARRRGELLQVDARGWTPLHEAAAQTNLNILELVFAAERGLMENAAFLLQHGADPDSQDQVLDSPLVAAIRSDRLDLVELLLLQGATVEQEGAHGRRPLHEAARLGKAGAVTLLLEAGAHPDPRSHYGLTPLALAAQGGHREVVQALLERGERPAGERLDLPTLCPQRPLVGAAGADALSQARDEASVLYEASAAGDAAVIGLLLERGADANVANNTGHMPVHRAAHRGHLRALELLIRVTSKAEVSESGMSPLHSAAAGGHPRCLKVLLDAGYDPNDMLHPWVRRSYSDERKSALFFAVSNNDVTSTRLLLEGGAMTNQDPVKCLQVALRLGNYELMELLLRFGANVNYYCRVNTTHFPSALQYALKDQVNRCRGRRRLPLLQVCVFQVVLRMLCQYGYDVHRCFDCPYGNSAHVPEGYEGWSDSVIKDTLFCEVITVSWLKHLSGQVVRVLLDYVDHVTLCSKLKGAVMEQPQWPDICRLQENARRLKHLCRLRIRRCLGRLRLRSPVFMSFLPLPGRLKDYLLYREYDMCSGTSGGKD from the exons CTGTTGGACAGCAgcaagaagacagaaaagccccaAGAACCACCAACCGGAGAACCCAGGAG CTCAGGTTCTGGCCCAGAAGACAGCTCCATCTTCAGCAACATCAGACAAG GTAACGAGGAGGTGCTGCGGGACGCGTGTGCGCGGCGCCggggggagctgctgcaggtggacgccAGAGGCTGGACTCCTCTGCACGAAGCGGCGGCCCAGACCAACCTCAACATCCTGGAGCTGGTCTTCGCAG CGGAACGGGGCCTGATGGAGAACGCCGCCTTTCTGCTCCAGCACGGCGCGGATCCAGACAGCCAGGACCAGGTCCTGGACTCCCCCCTCGTCGCCG CCATCCGCTCGGACCGCCTCgacctggtggagctgctgctcctgcagggcgCCACGGTGGAGCAGGAGGGCGCCCACGGCCGCCGCCCGCTCCACGAGGCCGCGCGGCTGGGCAAGGCCGGCGCGGtgaccctgctgctggaggccggCGCACACCCGGATCCTCGGAGCCACTACGGCCTCACGCCGCTGGCGCTGGCGGCTCAGGGGGGGCACCGGGAGGTGGTGCAGGCTCTGCTGGAGAGAGGTGAACGTCCGGCGGGAGAACGTCTCGATTTGCCGACTTTGTGCCCACAGCGTCCTCTTGTTGGCGCCGCAGGGGCAGACGCGTTGTCCCAAGCGCGAGACGAGGCGTCCGTCCTCTACGAGGCGTCCGCGGCCGGGGACGCCGCCGTCAtcggcctgctgctggagcgCGGCGCGGACGCCAACGTGGCCAACAACACCGGACACATGCCGGTCCACCGAGCGGCGCACCGAGGACACCTGCG ggctctggagctgctgatccGGGTCACCTCTAAGGCCGAGGTCAGCGAGAGCGGGATGAGCCCCCTGCACTCGGCGGCTGCAGGAGGACACCCGCGGTGTCTGAAG GTTCTGCTGGACGCGGGCTACGACCCCAACGACATGCTCCACCCCTGGGTCAGACGCAGCTACAGCGACGAGAGGAAGTCGGCGCTCTTCTTCGCCGTGTCCAACAACGACGTGACGTCGAcgcggctgctgctggagggcgGCGCCATGACCAACCAGGACCCGGTTAAATGCCTGCAG GTCGCCCTGCGCCTGGGGAACTacgagctgatggagctgctgctccggtTCGGGGCCAACGTCAACTATTACTGCCGAGTCAACACCACGCACTTCCCCTCCGCCCTGCAGTACGCTCTGAAAGACCAGGTAAACCGTTGCCGCGGACGACGGCGGCTGCCGCtactccaggtgtgtgtgtttcaggtggtcCTCAGGATGCTGTGCCAGTACGGCTACGACGTGCACCGATGCTTCGATTGTCCCTATGGCAACAGCGCCCACGTTCCCGAAGGCTACGAGGGCTGGAGCGACTCGGTCATCAAAGACACCTTA TTCTGTGAGGTGATCACCGTCTCCTGGCTGAAGCACCTCTCCGGTCAGGTGGTGCGCGTCCTGCTGGACTACGTCGACCACGTCACCCTCTGCTCCAAGCTCAAGGgggctgtgatggagcagcCGCAGTGGCCTGACATCTGCAGGCTGCAAG AGAACGCCCGTCGCCTGAAGCATCTGTGCCGTCTGCGCATCCGCCGCTGCCTCGGGCGCCTCCGTCTGCGCTCGCCTGTTTTCATGAGCTTCCTGCCGTTGCCAGGGCGACTGAAGGACTACCTTCTATATCGGGAGTACGACATGTGCAGTGGAACATCAGGAGGGAAAGACTAA
- the asb14a gene encoding dynein heavy chain 12, axonemal isoform X2, translating into MEFDGSRMDGDDNDEDNDEDNDAAFQYMIQQSLLDSSKKTEKPQEPPTGEPRSSGSGPEDSSIFSNIRQGNEEVLRDACARRRGELLQVDARGWTPLHEAAAQTNLNILELVFAASGPGGVQRRTPPGHTPLFVAAERGLMENAAFLLQHGADPDSQDQVLDSPLVAAIRSDRLDLVELLLLQGATVEQEGAHGRRPLHEAARLGKAGAVTLLLEAGAHPDPRSHYGLTPLALAAQGGHREVVQALLERGERPAGERLDLPTLCPQRPLVGAAGADALSQARDEASVLYEASAAGDAAVIGLLLERGADANVANNTGHMPVHRAAHRGHLRALELLIRVTSKAEVSESGMSPLHSAAAGGHPRCLKVLLDAGYDPNDMLHPWVRRSYSDERKSALFFAVSNNDVTSTRLLLEGGAMTNQDPVKCLQVALRLGNYELMELLLRFGANVNYYCRVNTTHFPSALQYALKDQVVLRMLCQYGYDVHRCFDCPYGNSAHVPEGYEGWSDSVIKDTLFCEVITVSWLKHLSGQVVRVLLDYVDHVTLCSKLKGAVMEQPQWPDICRLQENARRLKHLCRLRIRRCLGRLRLRSPVFMSFLPLPGRLKDYLLYREYDMCSGTSGGKD; encoded by the exons CTGTTGGACAGCAgcaagaagacagaaaagccccaAGAACCACCAACCGGAGAACCCAGGAG CTCAGGTTCTGGCCCAGAAGACAGCTCCATCTTCAGCAACATCAGACAAG GTAACGAGGAGGTGCTGCGGGACGCGTGTGCGCGGCGCCggggggagctgctgcaggtggacgccAGAGGCTGGACTCCTCTGCACGAAGCGGCGGCCCAGACCAACCTCAACATCCTGGAGCTGGTCTTCGCAG CTTCAGGCCCCGGCGGCGTGCAGCGGCGCACCCCCCCGGGTCACACGCCTCTCTTCGTGGCAGCGGAACGGGGCCTGATGGAGAACGCCGCCTTTCTGCTCCAGCACGGCGCGGATCCAGACAGCCAGGACCAGGTCCTGGACTCCCCCCTCGTCGCCG CCATCCGCTCGGACCGCCTCgacctggtggagctgctgctcctgcagggcgCCACGGTGGAGCAGGAGGGCGCCCACGGCCGCCGCCCGCTCCACGAGGCCGCGCGGCTGGGCAAGGCCGGCGCGGtgaccctgctgctggaggccggCGCACACCCGGATCCTCGGAGCCACTACGGCCTCACGCCGCTGGCGCTGGCGGCTCAGGGGGGGCACCGGGAGGTGGTGCAGGCTCTGCTGGAGAGAGGTGAACGTCCGGCGGGAGAACGTCTCGATTTGCCGACTTTGTGCCCACAGCGTCCTCTTGTTGGCGCCGCAGGGGCAGACGCGTTGTCCCAAGCGCGAGACGAGGCGTCCGTCCTCTACGAGGCGTCCGCGGCCGGGGACGCCGCCGTCAtcggcctgctgctggagcgCGGCGCGGACGCCAACGTGGCCAACAACACCGGACACATGCCGGTCCACCGAGCGGCGCACCGAGGACACCTGCG ggctctggagctgctgatccGGGTCACCTCTAAGGCCGAGGTCAGCGAGAGCGGGATGAGCCCCCTGCACTCGGCGGCTGCAGGAGGACACCCGCGGTGTCTGAAG GTTCTGCTGGACGCGGGCTACGACCCCAACGACATGCTCCACCCCTGGGTCAGACGCAGCTACAGCGACGAGAGGAAGTCGGCGCTCTTCTTCGCCGTGTCCAACAACGACGTGACGTCGAcgcggctgctgctggagggcgGCGCCATGACCAACCAGGACCCGGTTAAATGCCTGCAG GTCGCCCTGCGCCTGGGGAACTacgagctgatggagctgctgctccggtTCGGGGCCAACGTCAACTATTACTGCCGAGTCAACACCACGCACTTCCCCTCCGCCCTGCAGTACGCTCTGAAAGACCAG gtggtcCTCAGGATGCTGTGCCAGTACGGCTACGACGTGCACCGATGCTTCGATTGTCCCTATGGCAACAGCGCCCACGTTCCCGAAGGCTACGAGGGCTGGAGCGACTCGGTCATCAAAGACACCTTA TTCTGTGAGGTGATCACCGTCTCCTGGCTGAAGCACCTCTCCGGTCAGGTGGTGCGCGTCCTGCTGGACTACGTCGACCACGTCACCCTCTGCTCCAAGCTCAAGGgggctgtgatggagcagcCGCAGTGGCCTGACATCTGCAGGCTGCAAG AGAACGCCCGTCGCCTGAAGCATCTGTGCCGTCTGCGCATCCGCCGCTGCCTCGGGCGCCTCCGTCTGCGCTCGCCTGTTTTCATGAGCTTCCTGCCGTTGCCAGGGCGACTGAAGGACTACCTTCTATATCGGGAGTACGACATGTGCAGTGGAACATCAGGAGGGAAAGACTAA
- the asb14a gene encoding dynein heavy chain 12, axonemal isoform X1, protein MEFDGSRMDGDDNDEDNDEDNDAAFQYMIQQSLLDSSKKTEKPQEPPTGEPRSSGSGPEDSSIFSNIRQGNEEVLRDACARRRGELLQVDARGWTPLHEAAAQTNLNILELVFAASGPGGVQRRTPPGHTPLFVAAERGLMENAAFLLQHGADPDSQDQVLDSPLVAAIRSDRLDLVELLLLQGATVEQEGAHGRRPLHEAARLGKAGAVTLLLEAGAHPDPRSHYGLTPLALAAQGGHREVVQALLERGERPAGERLDLPTLCPQRPLVGAAGADALSQARDEASVLYEASAAGDAAVIGLLLERGADANVANNTGHMPVHRAAHRGHLRALELLIRVTSKAEVSESGMSPLHSAAAGGHPRCLKVLLDAGYDPNDMLHPWVRRSYSDERKSALFFAVSNNDVTSTRLLLEGGAMTNQDPVKCLQVALRLGNYELMELLLRFGANVNYYCRVNTTHFPSALQYALKDQVNRCRGRRRLPLLQVCVFQVVLRMLCQYGYDVHRCFDCPYGNSAHVPEGYEGWSDSVIKDTLFCEVITVSWLKHLSGQVVRVLLDYVDHVTLCSKLKGAVMEQPQWPDICRLQENARRLKHLCRLRIRRCLGRLRLRSPVFMSFLPLPGRLKDYLLYREYDMCSGTSGGKD, encoded by the exons CTGTTGGACAGCAgcaagaagacagaaaagccccaAGAACCACCAACCGGAGAACCCAGGAG CTCAGGTTCTGGCCCAGAAGACAGCTCCATCTTCAGCAACATCAGACAAG GTAACGAGGAGGTGCTGCGGGACGCGTGTGCGCGGCGCCggggggagctgctgcaggtggacgccAGAGGCTGGACTCCTCTGCACGAAGCGGCGGCCCAGACCAACCTCAACATCCTGGAGCTGGTCTTCGCAG CTTCAGGCCCCGGCGGCGTGCAGCGGCGCACCCCCCCGGGTCACACGCCTCTCTTCGTGGCAGCGGAACGGGGCCTGATGGAGAACGCCGCCTTTCTGCTCCAGCACGGCGCGGATCCAGACAGCCAGGACCAGGTCCTGGACTCCCCCCTCGTCGCCG CCATCCGCTCGGACCGCCTCgacctggtggagctgctgctcctgcagggcgCCACGGTGGAGCAGGAGGGCGCCCACGGCCGCCGCCCGCTCCACGAGGCCGCGCGGCTGGGCAAGGCCGGCGCGGtgaccctgctgctggaggccggCGCACACCCGGATCCTCGGAGCCACTACGGCCTCACGCCGCTGGCGCTGGCGGCTCAGGGGGGGCACCGGGAGGTGGTGCAGGCTCTGCTGGAGAGAGGTGAACGTCCGGCGGGAGAACGTCTCGATTTGCCGACTTTGTGCCCACAGCGTCCTCTTGTTGGCGCCGCAGGGGCAGACGCGTTGTCCCAAGCGCGAGACGAGGCGTCCGTCCTCTACGAGGCGTCCGCGGCCGGGGACGCCGCCGTCAtcggcctgctgctggagcgCGGCGCGGACGCCAACGTGGCCAACAACACCGGACACATGCCGGTCCACCGAGCGGCGCACCGAGGACACCTGCG ggctctggagctgctgatccGGGTCACCTCTAAGGCCGAGGTCAGCGAGAGCGGGATGAGCCCCCTGCACTCGGCGGCTGCAGGAGGACACCCGCGGTGTCTGAAG GTTCTGCTGGACGCGGGCTACGACCCCAACGACATGCTCCACCCCTGGGTCAGACGCAGCTACAGCGACGAGAGGAAGTCGGCGCTCTTCTTCGCCGTGTCCAACAACGACGTGACGTCGAcgcggctgctgctggagggcgGCGCCATGACCAACCAGGACCCGGTTAAATGCCTGCAG GTCGCCCTGCGCCTGGGGAACTacgagctgatggagctgctgctccggtTCGGGGCCAACGTCAACTATTACTGCCGAGTCAACACCACGCACTTCCCCTCCGCCCTGCAGTACGCTCTGAAAGACCAGGTAAACCGTTGCCGCGGACGACGGCGGCTGCCGCtactccaggtgtgtgtgtttcaggtggtcCTCAGGATGCTGTGCCAGTACGGCTACGACGTGCACCGATGCTTCGATTGTCCCTATGGCAACAGCGCCCACGTTCCCGAAGGCTACGAGGGCTGGAGCGACTCGGTCATCAAAGACACCTTA TTCTGTGAGGTGATCACCGTCTCCTGGCTGAAGCACCTCTCCGGTCAGGTGGTGCGCGTCCTGCTGGACTACGTCGACCACGTCACCCTCTGCTCCAAGCTCAAGGgggctgtgatggagcagcCGCAGTGGCCTGACATCTGCAGGCTGCAAG AGAACGCCCGTCGCCTGAAGCATCTGTGCCGTCTGCGCATCCGCCGCTGCCTCGGGCGCCTCCGTCTGCGCTCGCCTGTTTTCATGAGCTTCCTGCCGTTGCCAGGGCGACTGAAGGACTACCTTCTATATCGGGAGTACGACATGTGCAGTGGAACATCAGGAGGGAAAGACTAA
- the asb14a gene encoding dynein heavy chain 12, axonemal isoform X5 → MEFDGSRMDGDDNDEDNDEDNDAAFQYMIQQSLLDSSKKTEKPQEPPTGEPRSSGSGPEDSSIFSNIRQGNEEVLRDACARRRGELLQVDARGWTPLHEAAAQTNLNILELVFAASGPGGVQRRTPPGHTPLFVAAERGLMENAAFLLQHGADPDSQDQVLDSPLVAAIRSDRLDLVELLLLQGATVEQEGAHGRRPLHEAARLGKAGAVTLLLEAGAHPDPRSHYGLTPLALAAQGGHREVVQALLERGADALSQARDEASVLYEASAAGDAAVIGLLLERGADANVANNTGHMPVHRAAHRGHLRALELLIRVTSKAEVSESGMSPLHSAAAGGHPRCLKVLLDAGYDPNDMLHPWVRRSYSDERKSALFFAVSNNDVTSTRLLLEGGAMTNQDPVKCLQVALRLGNYELMELLLRFGANVNYYCRVNTTHFPSALQYALKDQVVLRMLCQYGYDVHRCFDCPYGNSAHVPEGYEGWSDSVIKDTLFCEVITVSWLKHLSGQVVRVLLDYVDHVTLCSKLKGAVMEQPQWPDICRLQENARRLKHLCRLRIRRCLGRLRLRSPVFMSFLPLPGRLKDYLLYREYDMCSGTSGGKD, encoded by the exons CTGTTGGACAGCAgcaagaagacagaaaagccccaAGAACCACCAACCGGAGAACCCAGGAG CTCAGGTTCTGGCCCAGAAGACAGCTCCATCTTCAGCAACATCAGACAAG GTAACGAGGAGGTGCTGCGGGACGCGTGTGCGCGGCGCCggggggagctgctgcaggtggacgccAGAGGCTGGACTCCTCTGCACGAAGCGGCGGCCCAGACCAACCTCAACATCCTGGAGCTGGTCTTCGCAG CTTCAGGCCCCGGCGGCGTGCAGCGGCGCACCCCCCCGGGTCACACGCCTCTCTTCGTGGCAGCGGAACGGGGCCTGATGGAGAACGCCGCCTTTCTGCTCCAGCACGGCGCGGATCCAGACAGCCAGGACCAGGTCCTGGACTCCCCCCTCGTCGCCG CCATCCGCTCGGACCGCCTCgacctggtggagctgctgctcctgcagggcgCCACGGTGGAGCAGGAGGGCGCCCACGGCCGCCGCCCGCTCCACGAGGCCGCGCGGCTGGGCAAGGCCGGCGCGGtgaccctgctgctggaggccggCGCACACCCGGATCCTCGGAGCCACTACGGCCTCACGCCGCTGGCGCTGGCGGCTCAGGGGGGGCACCGGGAGGTGGTGCAGGCTCTGCTGGAGAGAG GGGCAGACGCGTTGTCCCAAGCGCGAGACGAGGCGTCCGTCCTCTACGAGGCGTCCGCGGCCGGGGACGCCGCCGTCAtcggcctgctgctggagcgCGGCGCGGACGCCAACGTGGCCAACAACACCGGACACATGCCGGTCCACCGAGCGGCGCACCGAGGACACCTGCG ggctctggagctgctgatccGGGTCACCTCTAAGGCCGAGGTCAGCGAGAGCGGGATGAGCCCCCTGCACTCGGCGGCTGCAGGAGGACACCCGCGGTGTCTGAAG GTTCTGCTGGACGCGGGCTACGACCCCAACGACATGCTCCACCCCTGGGTCAGACGCAGCTACAGCGACGAGAGGAAGTCGGCGCTCTTCTTCGCCGTGTCCAACAACGACGTGACGTCGAcgcggctgctgctggagggcgGCGCCATGACCAACCAGGACCCGGTTAAATGCCTGCAG GTCGCCCTGCGCCTGGGGAACTacgagctgatggagctgctgctccggtTCGGGGCCAACGTCAACTATTACTGCCGAGTCAACACCACGCACTTCCCCTCCGCCCTGCAGTACGCTCTGAAAGACCAG gtggtcCTCAGGATGCTGTGCCAGTACGGCTACGACGTGCACCGATGCTTCGATTGTCCCTATGGCAACAGCGCCCACGTTCCCGAAGGCTACGAGGGCTGGAGCGACTCGGTCATCAAAGACACCTTA TTCTGTGAGGTGATCACCGTCTCCTGGCTGAAGCACCTCTCCGGTCAGGTGGTGCGCGTCCTGCTGGACTACGTCGACCACGTCACCCTCTGCTCCAAGCTCAAGGgggctgtgatggagcagcCGCAGTGGCCTGACATCTGCAGGCTGCAAG AGAACGCCCGTCGCCTGAAGCATCTGTGCCGTCTGCGCATCCGCCGCTGCCTCGGGCGCCTCCGTCTGCGCTCGCCTGTTTTCATGAGCTTCCTGCCGTTGCCAGGGCGACTGAAGGACTACCTTCTATATCGGGAGTACGACATGTGCAGTGGAACATCAGGAGGGAAAGACTAA
- the asb14a gene encoding dynein heavy chain 12, axonemal isoform X4 translates to MEFDGSRMDGDDNDEDNDEDNDAAFQYMIQQSLLDSSKKTEKPQEPPTGEPRSSGSGPEDSSIFSNIRQGNEEVLRDACARRRGELLQVDARGWTPLHEAAAQTNLNILELVFAASGPGGVQRRTPPGHTPLFVAAERGLMENAAFLLQHGADPDSQDQVLDSPLVAAIRSDRLDLVELLLLQGATVEQEGAHGRRPLHEAARLGKAGAVTLLLEAGAHPDPRSHYGLTPLALAAQGGHREVVQALLERGADALSQARDEASVLYEASAAGDAAVIGLLLERGADANVANNTGHMPVHRAAHRGHLRALELLIRVTSKAEVSESGMSPLHSAAAGGHPRCLKVLLDAGYDPNDMLHPWVRRSYSDERKSALFFAVSNNDVTSTRLLLEGGAMTNQDPVKCLQVALRLGNYELMELLLRFGANVNYYCRVNTTHFPSALQYALKDQVNRCRGRRRLPLLQVCVFQVVLRMLCQYGYDVHRCFDCPYGNSAHVPEGYEGWSDSVIKDTLFCEVITVSWLKHLSGQVVRVLLDYVDHVTLCSKLKGAVMEQPQWPDICRLQENARRLKHLCRLRIRRCLGRLRLRSPVFMSFLPLPGRLKDYLLYREYDMCSGTSGGKD, encoded by the exons CTGTTGGACAGCAgcaagaagacagaaaagccccaAGAACCACCAACCGGAGAACCCAGGAG CTCAGGTTCTGGCCCAGAAGACAGCTCCATCTTCAGCAACATCAGACAAG GTAACGAGGAGGTGCTGCGGGACGCGTGTGCGCGGCGCCggggggagctgctgcaggtggacgccAGAGGCTGGACTCCTCTGCACGAAGCGGCGGCCCAGACCAACCTCAACATCCTGGAGCTGGTCTTCGCAG CTTCAGGCCCCGGCGGCGTGCAGCGGCGCACCCCCCCGGGTCACACGCCTCTCTTCGTGGCAGCGGAACGGGGCCTGATGGAGAACGCCGCCTTTCTGCTCCAGCACGGCGCGGATCCAGACAGCCAGGACCAGGTCCTGGACTCCCCCCTCGTCGCCG CCATCCGCTCGGACCGCCTCgacctggtggagctgctgctcctgcagggcgCCACGGTGGAGCAGGAGGGCGCCCACGGCCGCCGCCCGCTCCACGAGGCCGCGCGGCTGGGCAAGGCCGGCGCGGtgaccctgctgctggaggccggCGCACACCCGGATCCTCGGAGCCACTACGGCCTCACGCCGCTGGCGCTGGCGGCTCAGGGGGGGCACCGGGAGGTGGTGCAGGCTCTGCTGGAGAGAG GGGCAGACGCGTTGTCCCAAGCGCGAGACGAGGCGTCCGTCCTCTACGAGGCGTCCGCGGCCGGGGACGCCGCCGTCAtcggcctgctgctggagcgCGGCGCGGACGCCAACGTGGCCAACAACACCGGACACATGCCGGTCCACCGAGCGGCGCACCGAGGACACCTGCG ggctctggagctgctgatccGGGTCACCTCTAAGGCCGAGGTCAGCGAGAGCGGGATGAGCCCCCTGCACTCGGCGGCTGCAGGAGGACACCCGCGGTGTCTGAAG GTTCTGCTGGACGCGGGCTACGACCCCAACGACATGCTCCACCCCTGGGTCAGACGCAGCTACAGCGACGAGAGGAAGTCGGCGCTCTTCTTCGCCGTGTCCAACAACGACGTGACGTCGAcgcggctgctgctggagggcgGCGCCATGACCAACCAGGACCCGGTTAAATGCCTGCAG GTCGCCCTGCGCCTGGGGAACTacgagctgatggagctgctgctccggtTCGGGGCCAACGTCAACTATTACTGCCGAGTCAACACCACGCACTTCCCCTCCGCCCTGCAGTACGCTCTGAAAGACCAGGTAAACCGTTGCCGCGGACGACGGCGGCTGCCGCtactccaggtgtgtgtgtttcaggtggtcCTCAGGATGCTGTGCCAGTACGGCTACGACGTGCACCGATGCTTCGATTGTCCCTATGGCAACAGCGCCCACGTTCCCGAAGGCTACGAGGGCTGGAGCGACTCGGTCATCAAAGACACCTTA TTCTGTGAGGTGATCACCGTCTCCTGGCTGAAGCACCTCTCCGGTCAGGTGGTGCGCGTCCTGCTGGACTACGTCGACCACGTCACCCTCTGCTCCAAGCTCAAGGgggctgtgatggagcagcCGCAGTGGCCTGACATCTGCAGGCTGCAAG AGAACGCCCGTCGCCTGAAGCATCTGTGCCGTCTGCGCATCCGCCGCTGCCTCGGGCGCCTCCGTCTGCGCTCGCCTGTTTTCATGAGCTTCCTGCCGTTGCCAGGGCGACTGAAGGACTACCTTCTATATCGGGAGTACGACATGTGCAGTGGAACATCAGGAGGGAAAGACTAA
- the asb14a gene encoding dynein heavy chain 12, axonemal isoform X6 encodes MENAAFLLQHGADPDSQDQVLDSPLVAAIRSDRLDLVELLLLQGATVEQEGAHGRRPLHEAARLGKAGAVTLLLEAGAHPDPRSHYGLTPLALAAQGGHREVVQALLERGERPAGERLDLPTLCPQRPLVGAAGADALSQARDEASVLYEASAAGDAAVIGLLLERGADANVANNTGHMPVHRAAHRGHLRALELLIRVTSKAEVSESGMSPLHSAAAGGHPRCLKVLLDAGYDPNDMLHPWVRRSYSDERKSALFFAVSNNDVTSTRLLLEGGAMTNQDPVKCLQVALRLGNYELMELLLRFGANVNYYCRVNTTHFPSALQYALKDQVNRCRGRRRLPLLQVCVFQVVLRMLCQYGYDVHRCFDCPYGNSAHVPEGYEGWSDSVIKDTLFCEVITVSWLKHLSGQVVRVLLDYVDHVTLCSKLKGAVMEQPQWPDICRLQENARRLKHLCRLRIRRCLGRLRLRSPVFMSFLPLPGRLKDYLLYREYDMCSGTSGGKD; translated from the exons ATGGAGAACGCCGCCTTTCTGCTCCAGCACGGCGCGGATCCAGACAGCCAGGACCAGGTCCTGGACTCCCCCCTCGTCGCCG CCATCCGCTCGGACCGCCTCgacctggtggagctgctgctcctgcagggcgCCACGGTGGAGCAGGAGGGCGCCCACGGCCGCCGCCCGCTCCACGAGGCCGCGCGGCTGGGCAAGGCCGGCGCGGtgaccctgctgctggaggccggCGCACACCCGGATCCTCGGAGCCACTACGGCCTCACGCCGCTGGCGCTGGCGGCTCAGGGGGGGCACCGGGAGGTGGTGCAGGCTCTGCTGGAGAGAGGTGAACGTCCGGCGGGAGAACGTCTCGATTTGCCGACTTTGTGCCCACAGCGTCCTCTTGTTGGCGCCGCAGGGGCAGACGCGTTGTCCCAAGCGCGAGACGAGGCGTCCGTCCTCTACGAGGCGTCCGCGGCCGGGGACGCCGCCGTCAtcggcctgctgctggagcgCGGCGCGGACGCCAACGTGGCCAACAACACCGGACACATGCCGGTCCACCGAGCGGCGCACCGAGGACACCTGCG ggctctggagctgctgatccGGGTCACCTCTAAGGCCGAGGTCAGCGAGAGCGGGATGAGCCCCCTGCACTCGGCGGCTGCAGGAGGACACCCGCGGTGTCTGAAG GTTCTGCTGGACGCGGGCTACGACCCCAACGACATGCTCCACCCCTGGGTCAGACGCAGCTACAGCGACGAGAGGAAGTCGGCGCTCTTCTTCGCCGTGTCCAACAACGACGTGACGTCGAcgcggctgctgctggagggcgGCGCCATGACCAACCAGGACCCGGTTAAATGCCTGCAG GTCGCCCTGCGCCTGGGGAACTacgagctgatggagctgctgctccggtTCGGGGCCAACGTCAACTATTACTGCCGAGTCAACACCACGCACTTCCCCTCCGCCCTGCAGTACGCTCTGAAAGACCAGGTAAACCGTTGCCGCGGACGACGGCGGCTGCCGCtactccaggtgtgtgtgtttcaggtggtcCTCAGGATGCTGTGCCAGTACGGCTACGACGTGCACCGATGCTTCGATTGTCCCTATGGCAACAGCGCCCACGTTCCCGAAGGCTACGAGGGCTGGAGCGACTCGGTCATCAAAGACACCTTA TTCTGTGAGGTGATCACCGTCTCCTGGCTGAAGCACCTCTCCGGTCAGGTGGTGCGCGTCCTGCTGGACTACGTCGACCACGTCACCCTCTGCTCCAAGCTCAAGGgggctgtgatggagcagcCGCAGTGGCCTGACATCTGCAGGCTGCAAG AGAACGCCCGTCGCCTGAAGCATCTGTGCCGTCTGCGCATCCGCCGCTGCCTCGGGCGCCTCCGTCTGCGCTCGCCTGTTTTCATGAGCTTCCTGCCGTTGCCAGGGCGACTGAAGGACTACCTTCTATATCGGGAGTACGACATGTGCAGTGGAACATCAGGAGGGAAAGACTAA